One Palaemon carinicauda isolate YSFRI2023 chromosome 5, ASM3689809v2, whole genome shotgun sequence DNA window includes the following coding sequences:
- the LOC137640837 gene encoding uncharacterized protein, which translates to MVEKLTLHLQKQSAFMRELLQVGLKLAATFCFIAIGNSYPSLQYTFRVKASTICKVISEVCKAIIAVYKDEMQHYPKSEEEWKEVAAWFSSRWNYHNCLGAVDDKHITMKKPPNAGSYYYN; encoded by the coding sequence ATGGTTGAGAAGCTAACCCTTCACCTCCAAAAGCAGTCTGCCTTTATGAGAGAATTGCTTCAAGTTGGACTTAAGCTGGCTGCCACCTTCTGCTTTATAGCCATTGGAAACTCCTATCCAAGTCTGCAGTACACCTTCAGGGTTAAAGCAAGTACCATATGCAAGGTTATATCTGAGGTGTGTAAGGCCATCATCGCGGTTTACAAGGACGAAATGCAGCACTACcctaaaagtgaagaagagtggaaggaAGTTGCAGCctggttcagctccagatggaattatcacaactgtctgggggctgtggatgaCAAGCACATCACCatgaagaagccacccaatgctggctcttattattacaactaa
- the LOC137640836 gene encoding uncharacterized protein, with protein sequence MVEKLTIHLQKQSAFMRELLQVGLKLAATFYFIAIGNSYPSLQYTFRVKASTICKVISEVYKAIISVYKDEMQHYPKSEEEWKEVAAWFSSRWNYHNCLGAVDDKHITMKKPPNAGSYYYN encoded by the coding sequence ATGGTTGAGAAGCTAACCATTCACCTCCAAAAGCAGTCTGCCTTTATGAGAGAATTGCTTCAAGTTGGACTTAAGCTGGCTGCCACCTTCTACTTTATAGCCATTGGAAACTCCTATCCAAGTCTGCAGTACACCTTCAGGGTTAAAGCAAGTACCATATGCAAGGTTATATCTGAGGTGTATAAGGCCATCATCTCGGTTTACAAGGACGAAATGCAGCACTACCccaaaagtgaagaagagtggaaggaAGTTGCAGCctggttcagctccagatggaattatcacaactgtctgggggctgtggatgaCAAGCACATCACCatgaagaagccacccaatgctggctcttattattacaactaa